The Herpetosiphonaceae bacterium sequence TCGGATACAGTCCGATCAGGATGATCAGCGCGATCACCGGCACCAGCATCGCAATCTCCAGACGGGTCGCATCGCGCATCTTCTCGGTCGCCTGGTTGACATCGCCCATCATCACGCGGCGGAACATCCAGAGCAGATAGACCGCCGACAGGATCACGCCGAGCAGACCAAAGGCCGCGAACTCCCAGCCCAGCACTTGCGAGCTGAGCGTGCCGAACATGATCGTCGCCTCGCCCACAAAGCCGTTGAGCGCGGGCAGGCCGATCGACGACATGATGATCAGCAGCGACATGCCCGTATAGACCGGCATCACCTTCCACAGCCCGCCGAATGCATCGATCTCGCGCGTGTGGCGGCGCTCGTAGATCATGCCCACGATCAAGAAGAGCGCGCCGGTCGACAGGCCATGATTGACCATTTGCAGGATCGCGCCATGGATGCCGATCGGGTTGAGCGCGAAGATGCCGAGCATCACAAAGCCCAGATGCGACACCGACGAGTAGGCGACCAGCTTCTTGATGTCGGTCTGGGCGTAGGCGATCCACGCGCCGTAGATGATGCCGATCACTGCCAGCACGCCGATCGCAAACGCAAAGTAGCGCGACGCCTCAGGAAAGAGCTGGAGGTTGAAGCGGATAAAGCCGTAGCCGCCGAGCTTCAGCAGCACGCCCGCCAGGATCACCGAGCCTGCCGTCGGCGCTTCGGTGTGCGCGTCGGGCAGCCACGAGTGGAACGGCCACAGCGGCACCTTGACCGCGAACGCCGCGAAGAACGCCAGGAACAGCCAGCGCGCCAGGTTTTGGTCGAGCACGAACTGCCCCGACTGAATCGCCGCGACCATGTCGGGCAGGCTAAAGCTGTTCCGACCCCACAGCACATACAGCGCGATGATCGCCAGCAGCATCAGCACCGAGGCCGCGAAGGTGTACAGAAAGAACTTGACCGTCGCGTAGATCCGGCGCGAGCCGCCCCAGATGCCGATCAAGAAATACATCGGCACCAGCGTAAACTCCCAGAAAATGTAGAACAGGAACAGATCTTGCGCCAGGAACACGCCGAGCATGCCTGTTTCGAGCGCCAGCATGAACGCCTCGAACGACCGCACGCGCGTATGCACCGAGTCGAACGTCGAAAGGATTGTGATCGGCGTGAGAAACGTCGTCAGCAGCACCAGCCACAGCGCGATACCGTCGATGGCGAGGTGATAGTCTACCCCAAACCGCGCGATCCACGGCACGCGCTCGACCAGTTGCAGCCCTGGCTCGCTTGCGTTGTAGAAGCCCAGGCCGGGCACCAGCGGCAGCGATACCACAAACACCGCCAGACTCCAGACCAGCGCGAGTCGCTTCGCGGTGCGGTCGCTGAGGCCGGGGATGAACAGCAAGACCAGCGCTCCCACCAGGGGCAGCCAGACAATCAAAGAAAGCAGAAAACTTTGCAAAGTCGCACCCTCAGTCTATAAGCATCAGCGTTCCGGCAGCACGCCGACAGGCCGGGGGTTTGGGGAACACCCCAAACCATCCTTGCTTCTTCCAGATCAGCGCCTGCGCTTGCCGTAGCAGGCCCCGGCGACGCGCTAGCGTACCGTCATAAAGCCGAAGTAGCCGATCACTGCTAGCACACCGATCAAGAAGACCAGCGTGTACGAGCGAACATAGCCGGTCTGCGCCTCGCGCAAGCCCTGGCCGCCAAGACCAACCAGCCGCGCCGCGCCATTGACCAGCCCATCGATACCCAGCGGGTCCAGAATCCGCGCCAGGAAGCGCGCCGTCGCCTTGAAGGGCCGCACCACCACGCTCTCATACACATCGTCGGCGTACCAGCGCTGCTCAAAGCCCTCGAAGAAGACGCCCAGCACCCGCTC is a genomic window containing:
- a CDS encoding NADH-quinone oxidoreductase subunit M, translated to MQSFLLSLIVWLPLVGALVLLFIPGLSDRTAKRLALVWSLAVFVVSLPLVPGLGFYNASEPGLQLVERVPWIARFGVDYHLAIDGIALWLVLLTTFLTPITILSTFDSVHTRVRSFEAFMLALETGMLGVFLAQDLFLFYIFWEFTLVPMYFLIGIWGGSRRIYATVKFFLYTFAASVLMLLAIIALYVLWGRNSFSLPDMVAAIQSGQFVLDQNLARWLFLAFFAAFAVKVPLWPFHSWLPDAHTEAPTAGSVILAGVLLKLGGYGFIRFNLQLFPEASRYFAFAIGVLAVIGIIYGAWIAYAQTDIKKLVAYSSVSHLGFVMLGIFALNPIGIHGAILQMVNHGLSTGALFLIVGMIYERRHTREIDAFGGLWKVMPVYTGMSLLIIMSSIGLPALNGFVGEATIMFGTLSSQVLGWEFAAFGLLGVILSAVYLLWMFRRVMMGDVNQATEKMRDATRLEIAMLVPVIALIILIGLYPTPFFQAMDQSVTALANGLAPVVATR